A part of Solibacillus sp. FSL H8-0538 genomic DNA contains:
- a CDS encoding hemolysin family protein: protein MAAFAVLIAATAFFVATEFAIVKVRTTRIDQLVAEGNNKAIKAKKVLSNLDEYLSACQLGITITALGLGWLGEPTFALILHPLFELMGLTGQVTSILSFIVAFSLVTFLHVVVGELAPKTLAIQKAEEVTLALSGPLLLFHTIMYPFIRTLNGSARALSGLFGLKMVSESEVAHSEEELRMILSDSFKGGEINHSEYEYVNSIFEFSDRIAKEIMVPRTEITSIEKDQTIREVFELMGVEQYTRYPITDGDKDHVIGLVNMKHLLTAFIKDSANGDKPVVDYMQPIIRVIETIPISDLLLKIQHERIHMAILMDEYGGTSGLVTIEDIIEEIVGDIQDEFDEDEIPEVQEIAEDHYILDAKMLLQEVNDILGIQIEDEDIDTIGGWFMTQHFDAIEGDSIEEQGYKFMIKELDGHHILYLEVSKLEEAATQIEEQ from the coding sequence CTGGCAGCATTTGCTGTCTTGATTGCCGCTACGGCATTTTTCGTTGCAACTGAGTTTGCAATAGTAAAAGTAAGAACAACTCGTATTGATCAATTAGTTGCTGAAGGTAATAATAAAGCAATTAAAGCAAAAAAAGTATTATCAAATCTGGATGAATATTTATCAGCCTGCCAATTAGGTATTACAATTACTGCCCTTGGTCTTGGTTGGTTGGGTGAGCCGACATTTGCGCTTATTCTTCATCCACTATTTGAACTTATGGGCTTAACTGGTCAAGTAACATCGATTCTTTCATTCATTGTTGCATTCTCACTCGTGACGTTTTTACACGTTGTCGTAGGGGAATTAGCACCGAAAACTCTAGCTATTCAAAAAGCAGAGGAAGTAACTTTAGCCTTATCTGGACCACTGTTATTATTCCATACCATAATGTACCCGTTCATTCGAACTTTAAACGGCTCTGCACGTGCATTATCTGGTCTATTCGGTTTGAAAATGGTTTCTGAATCTGAAGTAGCTCACTCTGAAGAAGAGCTTCGCATGATTTTATCGGACAGCTTTAAAGGTGGAGAAATTAACCACTCAGAATACGAATACGTAAATAGTATTTTCGAATTCTCTGACCGTATTGCGAAGGAGATTATGGTACCTCGAACTGAAATTACTAGCATCGAAAAAGATCAAACAATTCGCGAAGTATTTGAGTTAATGGGTGTTGAACAATATACTCGTTACCCAATTACTGATGGTGATAAAGACCACGTCATTGGCCTTGTTAATATGAAACATTTATTAACAGCATTCATTAAAGATTCAGCAAATGGTGATAAACCCGTTGTGGATTATATGCAGCCAATCATTCGTGTTATAGAAACTATTCCAATTAGCGACCTGTTACTGAAAATCCAACATGAGCGCATTCATATGGCAATCTTAATGGATGAGTACGGCGGTACATCTGGTTTAGTTACAATCGAGGACATTATCGAGGAAATCGTTGGTGATATCCAAGACGAGTTCGACGAAGATGAAATCCCAGAAGTGCAAGAAATCGCAGAAGACCATTATATTCTTGATGCAAAAATGTTATTACAAGAAGTCAATGATATCTTAGGTATTCAAATTGAAGATGAAGATATTGATACAATCGGTGGCTGGTTCATGACACAGCACTTTGATGCTATTGAAGGCGATTCGATTGAAGAACAGGGCTATAAGTTCATGATTAAAGAGCTTGATGGTCACCATATTCTATATTTGGAAGTATCGAAACTTGAAGAAGCAGCAACACAAATAGAAGAACAATAA